A DNA window from Parus major isolate Abel chromosome 9, Parus_major1.1, whole genome shotgun sequence contains the following coding sequences:
- the MOGAT1 gene encoding 2-acylglycerol O-acyltransferase 1 encodes MKVEFAPINIPLKRRIQTVAVLQWIFSFLLLAEFCCGFFVILILGNFWFLAVLYLLWLYLDWETPCAGGRRSQWVRSWTVWKYFREYFPIHLIKTSDLNPNHNYLLGFHPHGVLVAGAFGNFCTESHFKNLFPGLTPYLHIMPIWFGCPFFREYIMCAGMVSASKESVSHVLNNEGGGHASVIVIGGAEESLNAHPGSLTLNILKRKGFIKMALKHGAHLVPVFSFGENELFKQVANPKGSWLRNVQEKLQKIMGFALPLFHARGVFQYSFGLIPYRQPIHTVVGSPIPVKQNLNPTTEEIDQLHALYLQKLKKLFEEHKSNYGIPAHKSLIFE; translated from the exons ATGAAGGTCGAGTTTGCACCCATCAATATCCCTCTAAAGAGGAGGATCCAGACAGTCGCCGTGCTGCAGTGGATCTTCTCATTCCTCCTGCTGG CAGAGTTTTGCTGTGGATTCTTTGTGATCCTGATCCTGGGCAACTTCTGGTTCCTTGCTGTTCTGTACCTGCTGTGGCTTTACCTCGACTGGGAAACACCATGTGCTGGGGGCAGACGGTCCCAGTGGGTCAGAAGCTGGACTGTCTGGAAGTACTTCAGAGAATACTTTCCCATTCAT CTTATAAAAACTTCAGACCTGAACCCAAATCACAACTACTTACTTGGCTTTCACCCTCATGGGGTCCTGGTAGCTGGAGCCTTTGGAAACTTTTGCACCGAATCTcatttcaaaaatttatttcctgggCTTACTCCATATCTCCATATCATGCCCATCTGGTTTGGCTGTCCCTTCTTCAGAGAATACATAATGTGTGCTG GAATGGTTTCTGCATCCAAGGAAAGTGTCTCACACGTGCTGAACAATGAAGGAGGTGGCCATGCATCCGTCATTGTGATTGGAGGAGCAGAGGAATCTCTGAATGCACATCCTGGAAGCCTGACCTTGAACATCCTCAAGAGGAAAGGCTTTATTAAAATGGCCCTGAAACATGG GGCTCATCTGGTCCCGGTGTTTTCCTTTGGTGAAAATGAACTATTCAAGCAAGTTGCAAACCCCAAGGGTTCATGGCTCAGGAATGTACAGGAAAAGTTGCAAAAGATAATGGGCTTTGCTTTACCACTATTTCATGCTAGAGGAGTATTCCAGTACAGTTTTGGCTTAATACCTTACAGGCAACCTATTCATACTGTTG TGGGAAGCCCCATCCCTGTAAAACAGAACTTGAACCCCACCACTGAAGAGATTGATCAGCTACATGCATTGTATCTACAGaaactaaagaaattatttgaagaacACAAAAGCAATTATGGCATCCCTGCACATAAATCTCTCATCTTTGAGTAG